The Bombus terrestris chromosome 16, iyBomTerr1.2, whole genome shotgun sequence genome includes a region encoding these proteins:
- the LOC100645579 gene encoding stimulator of interferon genes protein homolog: MDKYIYLLLMSCTVVSITAEIYLEITNRSIPTVQNYIFVILFYFIVLKILTIIFQCVHNMNILIVKNSDIKFSVNMLFHIFLICFIMLTMTKYHYIYNYIQIFDAFTYFICSGISYILLLITNSYEKREENTLDIKSMKGLDYGTSMAYSYYYGYLRIILPSTGSINKGLIEKIENIEDSHSIYIGVKKLFILIPSSSYIPPNLKEASYHWMESAMNLEKEVLNRAGVKERTYHNSVYKIYPNGQRLETPFYIVVEGATPLLTFHEVQKHAHNETNVYKKYCKCIIQKFYEKLKQLLDADPECADLCELIYYNDYDNNGTKVNVAKVILNRIYKIQKKTSENTYNTIYLPKF; encoded by the coding sequence atggataaatatatatacttacttCTAATGAGTTGCACTGTTGTAAGTATTACAGCAGAAATATACTTGGAAATAACAAATAGAAGTATACCTACTGTACAAAATTATATCTTtgttatacttttttatttcatagtCTTGAAAATTTTAACTATTATATTTCAATGTGTCCATAATATGAATATTCTGATTGTGAAAAACAGTGATATTAAATTTAGTGTAAATATGttgtttcacatttttttaatatgttttattatgcTAACCATGActaaatatcattatatttataactacatacaaatatttgacgcattcacatattttatttgctctggaatttcatatatattattactaatcACAAACTCAtatgaaaagagagaagaaaatacTCTTGATATTAAGTCAATGAAGGGTTTGGATTATGGAACCTCTATGGCATACAGTTATTATTATGGATATTTAAGAATAATACTTCCTTCAACAGGATCTATTAACAAAGGTTTAAttgaaaagatagaaaatattgaagacagtcatagtatatatataggtgttaaaaaactatttattttaattccttCATCATCGTACATTCCACCTAATCTTAAAGAAGCTTCATATCATTGGATGGAAAGTGCAATGAATTTAGAGAAAGAAGTGTTGAATCGAGCAGGAGTTAAAGAGCGAACATATCACAACagtgtatataaaatttatcccAATGGTCAAAGATTAGAGACACCTTTCTACATAGTGGTAGAAGGTGCAACACCTTTGTTAACTTTCCATGAAGTTCAAAAACACGCTCACAATGAAACAAAtgtttataagaaatattgCAAATGTATCATacagaaattttatgaaaaattgaaacagtTATTAGATGCTGATCCAGAATGCGCGGATCTTTGCGAACTAATTTATTACAATGATTATGACAATAATGGAACAAAAGTCAATGTGGCGAAAGTTATTTTAAACAGAATATACAAAATTCAAAAAAAAACTTCAGAAAATACatacaatacaatatatttaCCTAAATTTTAA
- the LOC100642229 gene encoding macoilin-1 isoform X4, with amino-acid sequence MVILADFILEFRFEFLWPFWLLLRSVYDSFKYQGLAFSVFFICIALTSDMICFFFIPIHWLFFAASTYVWVQYVWHTDKGVCLPTVMLWLLFLYIEAAVRLRDLRHMPFHLDLCRPFAAHCIGYPVVTLGFGFKSYIGYRMRQRKQKDVAKENEFYLQLLQQALPLEQQTSTTIQPIQVQSQTHITTLDQHVKSQNNKLNLQCNPSPEKSRGRSSNNSVETGVQNGSLHIGTQITSTNQNVTTKNNHRKCLDKGEKQEEQHNKHNVTNVSQSDKNDKRFIHTNGNTVNHSDMQFIERVGSINDFDANEVEKDKFIKGANYGHTTIKSQTNGSVTGKWNNIKENRESSSTVNTQRERKTRQVKATVDNITEQQKQQDEYCQRLLMCRRLEADIKRLKSDLQSSRQLEQELRSQISSLQNGERQAKGDIQQLQHDNDQLQSKLHGLVTARQLDKQTMSSLEKRIAEERKQRTACEASLVSERRARRAAEEARSAIPPPPPPLIRQECTDTCKSRRTQMEQDLKNLRRELKTKEERCNILEKDVTRCKENHKESEILLGALNALQDKTAHLEDSLSAETRIKLDLFSALGEAKRQLEIRESLIRSQEKEIEMLKAKIAQDLAVMPQDTFGPAPTCATSKLRLNNEVRVAGTKIRSNESLCPGCTISNLDPNATVYTPKNSLIASTEA; translated from the exons ATGGTAATTTTGGCAGACTTCATTTTAGAATTCCGATTTGAATTTTTGTGGCCGTTTTGGCTACTTCTCAGAAGTGTTTACGATTCTTTTAAATATCAAGGCTTG GCCTTCTccgtattttttatttgtattgcTCTTACATCAGATatgatttgtttctttttcatacCAATACATTGGTTGTTTTTTGCTGCTAGCACTTATGTTTGGGTACAATATGTTTGGCACACAG ATAAAGGTGTGTGCCTTCCAACTGTGATGTTATGGTTACTATTTCTATACATAGAAGCAGCAGTTCGATTAAGGGATTTGAGACATATGCCCTTTCATTTGGATCTTTGTCGACCATTCGCAGCGCAttg CATTGGTTATCCTGTAGTTACATTAGGTTTTGGTTTTAAGAGCTACATTGGCTACAGAATGAGACAG AGAAAACAAAAAGATGTAGCGAAGGAGAATGAATTCTACCTACAACTATTGCAGCAAGCACTGCCTCTAGAGCAACAAACTTCCACTACGATACAACCGATACAAGTTCAATCACAAACACATATTACAACACTAGATCAACATGTTAAatcacaaaataataaattaaatttgcagTGCAATCCAAGTCCTGAAAAAAGTAGAGGTa GAAGCAGTAATAATTCTGTAGAAACAGGTGTACAAAATGGTAGTTTGCATATAGGGACACAAATTACATCAACAAACCAAAATGTAACAACAAAAAATAATCATAGGAAGTGCTTAGACAAAGGTGAAAAGCAAGAAGAGCAGCATAATAAGCATAATGTAACAAATGTATCACAATCTGATAAAAACGATAAAAGATTTATACATACAAATGGGAATACTGTTAATCACAGTGATATGCAGTTCATTGAAAGAGTTGG atCAATAAATGATTTTGATGCCAATGAAGTAGAGAAAGACAAATTTATTAAAGGTGCAAATTATGGGCATACTACAATAAAATCACAGACTAATGGTTCTGTAACAGGAAAGtggaataatataaaagaaaatcggGAATCATCGTCCACTGTTAATACTCAACGTGAACGAAAAACACGTCAAGTGAAAGCCACGGTTGATAATATAACTGAGCAGCAAAAGCAGCAAGACGAATATTGCCAAAG GTTACTGATGTGTCGCAGGCTCGAAGCTGACATAAAACGTTTGAAGTCAGATCTGCAATCCAGTCGACAACTGGAACAGGAACTTCGTTCCCAGATTAGTTCTCTACAAAATGGAGAACGTCAAGCTAAGGGTGATATACAGCAACTTCAGCACGATAACGATCAGTTGCAAAGCAA ATTACATGGATTAGTAACAGCTCGTCAATTAGATAAACAAACAATGTCTTCGTTGGAAAAACGAATCGCAGAAGAGCGGAAACAGCGCACTGCTTGCGAAGCATCTTTAGTTTCCGAGAGGCGAGCACGACGAGCTGCAGAAGAAGCACGATCTGCAATTCCGCCTCCACCTCCGCCACTTATTAGACAAGAATGTACAGATACTTGTAAAAGTCGTAGAACACAAATGGAACAAGATCTCAAAAACTTACGGCGAGAActtaaaacgaaagaagagag GTGCAACATATTAGAAAAAGATGTAACTCGTTGTAAGGAAAATCATAAAGAGTCTGAAATTTTACTCGGTGCACTAAATGCGCTACAAGATAAAACTGCACATTTAGAAGACAGCTTAAGTGCAGAAACGCGCATAAAGCTTGATTTATTTTCTGCACTTGGTGAAGCCAAGCGACAATTAGAAATCAGAGAAA GTTTAATTAGATCTCaagaaaaggaaattgaaatgTTAAAAGCAAAAATAGCTCAAGATTTAGCTGTGATGCCACAAGATACGTTTGGACCTGCGCCAACCTGTGCGACATCTAAGCTTCGATTAAATAATGAAGTACGAGTAGCAGGTACGAAAATACGTTCAAATGAAAGTCTCTGTCCAGGGTGTACAATTTCAAATTTGGATCCAAATGCGACAGTGTATACACCCAAGAATTCCCTAATAGCGTCTACCGAAGCTTGA
- the LOC100642229 gene encoding macoilin-1 isoform X1, translating to MKRRNVECGKLRRPLKRNKLTEGIYGSTLLYLKFLLLWAMVILADFILEFRFEFLWPFWLLLRSVYDSFKYQGLAFSVFFICIALTSDMICFFFIPIHWLFFAASTYVWVQYVWHTDKGVCLPTVMLWLLFLYIEAAVRLRDLRHMPFHLDLCRPFAAHCIGYPVVTLGFGFKSYIGYRMRQRKQKDVAKENEFYLQLLQQALPLEQQTSTTIQPIQVQSQTHITTLDQHVKSQNNKLNLQCNPSPEKSRGRSSNNSVETGVQNGSLHIGTQITSTNQNVTTKNNHRKCLDKGEKQEEQHNKHNVTNVSQSDKNDKRFIHTNGNTVNHSDMQFIERVGSINDFDANEVEKDKFIKGANYGHTTIKSQTNGSVTGKWNNIKENRESSSTVNTQRERKTRQVKATVDNITEQQKQQDEYCQRLLMCRRLEADIKRLKSDLQSSRQLEQELRSQISSLQNGERQAKGDIQQLQHDNDQLQSKLHGLVTARQLDKQTMSSLEKRIAEERKQRTACEASLVSERRARRAAEEARSAIPPPPPPLIRQECTDTCKSRRTQMEQDLKNLRRELKTKEERCNILEKDVTRCKENHKESEILLGALNALQDKTAHLEDSLSAETRIKLDLFSALGEAKRQLEIRESLIRSQEKEIEMLKAKIAQDLAVMPQDTFGPAPTCATSKLRLNNEVRVAGTKIRSNESLCPGCTISNLDPNATVYTPKNSLIASTEA from the exons ATGAAGAGAAGAAATGTCGAGTGTGGTAAGCTTCGGAGGCCCTTGAAACGCAACAAGCTCACTGAGGGGATCTACGGAAG tacTTTACTTTACCTAAAATTTCTTCTACTATGGGCCATGGTAATTTTGGCAGACTTCATTTTAGAATTCCGATTTGAATTTTTGTGGCCGTTTTGGCTACTTCTCAGAAGTGTTTACGATTCTTTTAAATATCAAGGCTTG GCCTTCTccgtattttttatttgtattgcTCTTACATCAGATatgatttgtttctttttcatacCAATACATTGGTTGTTTTTTGCTGCTAGCACTTATGTTTGGGTACAATATGTTTGGCACACAG ATAAAGGTGTGTGCCTTCCAACTGTGATGTTATGGTTACTATTTCTATACATAGAAGCAGCAGTTCGATTAAGGGATTTGAGACATATGCCCTTTCATTTGGATCTTTGTCGACCATTCGCAGCGCAttg CATTGGTTATCCTGTAGTTACATTAGGTTTTGGTTTTAAGAGCTACATTGGCTACAGAATGAGACAG AGAAAACAAAAAGATGTAGCGAAGGAGAATGAATTCTACCTACAACTATTGCAGCAAGCACTGCCTCTAGAGCAACAAACTTCCACTACGATACAACCGATACAAGTTCAATCACAAACACATATTACAACACTAGATCAACATGTTAAatcacaaaataataaattaaatttgcagTGCAATCCAAGTCCTGAAAAAAGTAGAGGTa GAAGCAGTAATAATTCTGTAGAAACAGGTGTACAAAATGGTAGTTTGCATATAGGGACACAAATTACATCAACAAACCAAAATGTAACAACAAAAAATAATCATAGGAAGTGCTTAGACAAAGGTGAAAAGCAAGAAGAGCAGCATAATAAGCATAATGTAACAAATGTATCACAATCTGATAAAAACGATAAAAGATTTATACATACAAATGGGAATACTGTTAATCACAGTGATATGCAGTTCATTGAAAGAGTTGG atCAATAAATGATTTTGATGCCAATGAAGTAGAGAAAGACAAATTTATTAAAGGTGCAAATTATGGGCATACTACAATAAAATCACAGACTAATGGTTCTGTAACAGGAAAGtggaataatataaaagaaaatcggGAATCATCGTCCACTGTTAATACTCAACGTGAACGAAAAACACGTCAAGTGAAAGCCACGGTTGATAATATAACTGAGCAGCAAAAGCAGCAAGACGAATATTGCCAAAG GTTACTGATGTGTCGCAGGCTCGAAGCTGACATAAAACGTTTGAAGTCAGATCTGCAATCCAGTCGACAACTGGAACAGGAACTTCGTTCCCAGATTAGTTCTCTACAAAATGGAGAACGTCAAGCTAAGGGTGATATACAGCAACTTCAGCACGATAACGATCAGTTGCAAAGCAA ATTACATGGATTAGTAACAGCTCGTCAATTAGATAAACAAACAATGTCTTCGTTGGAAAAACGAATCGCAGAAGAGCGGAAACAGCGCACTGCTTGCGAAGCATCTTTAGTTTCCGAGAGGCGAGCACGACGAGCTGCAGAAGAAGCACGATCTGCAATTCCGCCTCCACCTCCGCCACTTATTAGACAAGAATGTACAGATACTTGTAAAAGTCGTAGAACACAAATGGAACAAGATCTCAAAAACTTACGGCGAGAActtaaaacgaaagaagagag GTGCAACATATTAGAAAAAGATGTAACTCGTTGTAAGGAAAATCATAAAGAGTCTGAAATTTTACTCGGTGCACTAAATGCGCTACAAGATAAAACTGCACATTTAGAAGACAGCTTAAGTGCAGAAACGCGCATAAAGCTTGATTTATTTTCTGCACTTGGTGAAGCCAAGCGACAATTAGAAATCAGAGAAA GTTTAATTAGATCTCaagaaaaggaaattgaaatgTTAAAAGCAAAAATAGCTCAAGATTTAGCTGTGATGCCACAAGATACGTTTGGACCTGCGCCAACCTGTGCGACATCTAAGCTTCGATTAAATAATGAAGTACGAGTAGCAGGTACGAAAATACGTTCAAATGAAAGTCTCTGTCCAGGGTGTACAATTTCAAATTTGGATCCAAATGCGACAGTGTATACACCCAAGAATTCCCTAATAGCGTCTACCGAAGCTTGA
- the LOC100642229 gene encoding macoilin-1 isoform X2, which yields MKRRNVECGKLRRPLKRNKLTEGIYGSTLLYLKFLLLWAMVILADFILEFRFEFLWPFWLLLRSVYDSFKYQGLAFSVFFICIALTSDMICFFFIPIHWLFFAASTYVWVQYVWHTDKGVCLPTVMLWLLFLYIEAAVRLRDLRHMPFHLDLCRPFAAHCIGYPVVTLGFGFKSYIGYRMRQRKQKDVAKENEFYLQLLQQALPLEQQTSTTIQPIQVQSQTHITTLDQHVKSQNNKLNLQCNPSPEKSRGSSNNSVETGVQNGSLHIGTQITSTNQNVTTKNNHRKCLDKGEKQEEQHNKHNVTNVSQSDKNDKRFIHTNGNTVNHSDMQFIERVGSINDFDANEVEKDKFIKGANYGHTTIKSQTNGSVTGKWNNIKENRESSSTVNTQRERKTRQVKATVDNITEQQKQQDEYCQRLLMCRRLEADIKRLKSDLQSSRQLEQELRSQISSLQNGERQAKGDIQQLQHDNDQLQSKLHGLVTARQLDKQTMSSLEKRIAEERKQRTACEASLVSERRARRAAEEARSAIPPPPPPLIRQECTDTCKSRRTQMEQDLKNLRRELKTKEERCNILEKDVTRCKENHKESEILLGALNALQDKTAHLEDSLSAETRIKLDLFSALGEAKRQLEIRESLIRSQEKEIEMLKAKIAQDLAVMPQDTFGPAPTCATSKLRLNNEVRVAGTKIRSNESLCPGCTISNLDPNATVYTPKNSLIASTEA from the exons ATGAAGAGAAGAAATGTCGAGTGTGGTAAGCTTCGGAGGCCCTTGAAACGCAACAAGCTCACTGAGGGGATCTACGGAAG tacTTTACTTTACCTAAAATTTCTTCTACTATGGGCCATGGTAATTTTGGCAGACTTCATTTTAGAATTCCGATTTGAATTTTTGTGGCCGTTTTGGCTACTTCTCAGAAGTGTTTACGATTCTTTTAAATATCAAGGCTTG GCCTTCTccgtattttttatttgtattgcTCTTACATCAGATatgatttgtttctttttcatacCAATACATTGGTTGTTTTTTGCTGCTAGCACTTATGTTTGGGTACAATATGTTTGGCACACAG ATAAAGGTGTGTGCCTTCCAACTGTGATGTTATGGTTACTATTTCTATACATAGAAGCAGCAGTTCGATTAAGGGATTTGAGACATATGCCCTTTCATTTGGATCTTTGTCGACCATTCGCAGCGCAttg CATTGGTTATCCTGTAGTTACATTAGGTTTTGGTTTTAAGAGCTACATTGGCTACAGAATGAGACAG AGAAAACAAAAAGATGTAGCGAAGGAGAATGAATTCTACCTACAACTATTGCAGCAAGCACTGCCTCTAGAGCAACAAACTTCCACTACGATACAACCGATACAAGTTCAATCACAAACACATATTACAACACTAGATCAACATGTTAAatcacaaaataataaattaaatttgcagTGCAATCCAAGTCCTGAAAAAAGTAGAG GAAGCAGTAATAATTCTGTAGAAACAGGTGTACAAAATGGTAGTTTGCATATAGGGACACAAATTACATCAACAAACCAAAATGTAACAACAAAAAATAATCATAGGAAGTGCTTAGACAAAGGTGAAAAGCAAGAAGAGCAGCATAATAAGCATAATGTAACAAATGTATCACAATCTGATAAAAACGATAAAAGATTTATACATACAAATGGGAATACTGTTAATCACAGTGATATGCAGTTCATTGAAAGAGTTGG atCAATAAATGATTTTGATGCCAATGAAGTAGAGAAAGACAAATTTATTAAAGGTGCAAATTATGGGCATACTACAATAAAATCACAGACTAATGGTTCTGTAACAGGAAAGtggaataatataaaagaaaatcggGAATCATCGTCCACTGTTAATACTCAACGTGAACGAAAAACACGTCAAGTGAAAGCCACGGTTGATAATATAACTGAGCAGCAAAAGCAGCAAGACGAATATTGCCAAAG GTTACTGATGTGTCGCAGGCTCGAAGCTGACATAAAACGTTTGAAGTCAGATCTGCAATCCAGTCGACAACTGGAACAGGAACTTCGTTCCCAGATTAGTTCTCTACAAAATGGAGAACGTCAAGCTAAGGGTGATATACAGCAACTTCAGCACGATAACGATCAGTTGCAAAGCAA ATTACATGGATTAGTAACAGCTCGTCAATTAGATAAACAAACAATGTCTTCGTTGGAAAAACGAATCGCAGAAGAGCGGAAACAGCGCACTGCTTGCGAAGCATCTTTAGTTTCCGAGAGGCGAGCACGACGAGCTGCAGAAGAAGCACGATCTGCAATTCCGCCTCCACCTCCGCCACTTATTAGACAAGAATGTACAGATACTTGTAAAAGTCGTAGAACACAAATGGAACAAGATCTCAAAAACTTACGGCGAGAActtaaaacgaaagaagagag GTGCAACATATTAGAAAAAGATGTAACTCGTTGTAAGGAAAATCATAAAGAGTCTGAAATTTTACTCGGTGCACTAAATGCGCTACAAGATAAAACTGCACATTTAGAAGACAGCTTAAGTGCAGAAACGCGCATAAAGCTTGATTTATTTTCTGCACTTGGTGAAGCCAAGCGACAATTAGAAATCAGAGAAA GTTTAATTAGATCTCaagaaaaggaaattgaaatgTTAAAAGCAAAAATAGCTCAAGATTTAGCTGTGATGCCACAAGATACGTTTGGACCTGCGCCAACCTGTGCGACATCTAAGCTTCGATTAAATAATGAAGTACGAGTAGCAGGTACGAAAATACGTTCAAATGAAAGTCTCTGTCCAGGGTGTACAATTTCAAATTTGGATCCAAATGCGACAGTGTATACACCCAAGAATTCCCTAATAGCGTCTACCGAAGCTTGA
- the LOC100643384 gene encoding eukaryotic translation initiation factor 4E-binding protein, with amino-acid sequence MSASPIARQATQSQNIPSKRVVINDPNQLPIDYSSTPGGTLFSTTPGGTRIVYERDFLMNLRNSPISRTPPRNMPSIPGVLLKNTSSLSTSAKNQINKDTPVIEESAEQFEMDM; translated from the exons ATGTCTGCATCACCGATTGCTAGGCAAGCTACCCAGAGCCAAAACATACCTTCCAAACGAGTCGTTATTAACGATCCCAATCAGTTACCTATTGATTATTCATCTACCCCCGGTGGAACGCTTTTTTCAACTACGCCCGGAG GTACACGTATTGTTTATGAACGTGATTTCTTGATGAATCTACGAAATTCTCCCATATCACGAACACCACCACGAAATATGCCATCCATACCCGGagtgttattaaaaaatacatcaaGTCTCTCAACATCAGCGAAAAATCAAATTAACAAAG ATACTCCAGTAATTGAAGAATCTGCAGAACAATTTGAGATGGACATGTAG
- the LOC100642229 gene encoding macoilin-1 isoform X3, with amino-acid sequence MKRRNVECGKLRRPLKRNKLTEGIYGSTLLYLKFLLLWAMVILADFILEFRFEFLWPFWLLLRSVYDSFKYQGLAFSVFFICIALTSDMICFFFIPIHWLFFAASTYVWVQYVWHTDKGVCLPTVMLWLLFLYIEAAVRLRDLRHMPFHLDLCRPFAAHCIGYPVVTLGFGFKSYIGYRMRQRKQKDVAKENEFYLQLLQQALPLEQQTSTTIQPIQVQSQTHITTLDQHVKSQNNKLNLQCNPSPEKSRGRSSNNSVETGVQNGSLHIGTQITSTNQNVTTKNNHRKCLDKGEKQEEQHNKHNVTNVSQSDKNDKRFIHTNGNTVNHSDMQFIERVGSINDFDANEVEKDKFIKGANYGHTTIKSQTNGSVTGKWNNIKENRESSSTVNTQRERKTRQVKATVDNITEQQKQQDEYCQRLEADIKRLKSDLQSSRQLEQELRSQISSLQNGERQAKGDIQQLQHDNDQLQSKLHGLVTARQLDKQTMSSLEKRIAEERKQRTACEASLVSERRARRAAEEARSAIPPPPPPLIRQECTDTCKSRRTQMEQDLKNLRRELKTKEERCNILEKDVTRCKENHKESEILLGALNALQDKTAHLEDSLSAETRIKLDLFSALGEAKRQLEIRESLIRSQEKEIEMLKAKIAQDLAVMPQDTFGPAPTCATSKLRLNNEVRVAGTKIRSNESLCPGCTISNLDPNATVYTPKNSLIASTEA; translated from the exons ATGAAGAGAAGAAATGTCGAGTGTGGTAAGCTTCGGAGGCCCTTGAAACGCAACAAGCTCACTGAGGGGATCTACGGAAG tacTTTACTTTACCTAAAATTTCTTCTACTATGGGCCATGGTAATTTTGGCAGACTTCATTTTAGAATTCCGATTTGAATTTTTGTGGCCGTTTTGGCTACTTCTCAGAAGTGTTTACGATTCTTTTAAATATCAAGGCTTG GCCTTCTccgtattttttatttgtattgcTCTTACATCAGATatgatttgtttctttttcatacCAATACATTGGTTGTTTTTTGCTGCTAGCACTTATGTTTGGGTACAATATGTTTGGCACACAG ATAAAGGTGTGTGCCTTCCAACTGTGATGTTATGGTTACTATTTCTATACATAGAAGCAGCAGTTCGATTAAGGGATTTGAGACATATGCCCTTTCATTTGGATCTTTGTCGACCATTCGCAGCGCAttg CATTGGTTATCCTGTAGTTACATTAGGTTTTGGTTTTAAGAGCTACATTGGCTACAGAATGAGACAG AGAAAACAAAAAGATGTAGCGAAGGAGAATGAATTCTACCTACAACTATTGCAGCAAGCACTGCCTCTAGAGCAACAAACTTCCACTACGATACAACCGATACAAGTTCAATCACAAACACATATTACAACACTAGATCAACATGTTAAatcacaaaataataaattaaatttgcagTGCAATCCAAGTCCTGAAAAAAGTAGAGGTa GAAGCAGTAATAATTCTGTAGAAACAGGTGTACAAAATGGTAGTTTGCATATAGGGACACAAATTACATCAACAAACCAAAATGTAACAACAAAAAATAATCATAGGAAGTGCTTAGACAAAGGTGAAAAGCAAGAAGAGCAGCATAATAAGCATAATGTAACAAATGTATCACAATCTGATAAAAACGATAAAAGATTTATACATACAAATGGGAATACTGTTAATCACAGTGATATGCAGTTCATTGAAAGAGTTGG atCAATAAATGATTTTGATGCCAATGAAGTAGAGAAAGACAAATTTATTAAAGGTGCAAATTATGGGCATACTACAATAAAATCACAGACTAATGGTTCTGTAACAGGAAAGtggaataatataaaagaaaatcggGAATCATCGTCCACTGTTAATACTCAACGTGAACGAAAAACACGTCAAGTGAAAGCCACGGTTGATAATATAACTGAGCAGCAAAAGCAGCAAGACGAATATTGCCAAAG GCTCGAAGCTGACATAAAACGTTTGAAGTCAGATCTGCAATCCAGTCGACAACTGGAACAGGAACTTCGTTCCCAGATTAGTTCTCTACAAAATGGAGAACGTCAAGCTAAGGGTGATATACAGCAACTTCAGCACGATAACGATCAGTTGCAAAGCAA ATTACATGGATTAGTAACAGCTCGTCAATTAGATAAACAAACAATGTCTTCGTTGGAAAAACGAATCGCAGAAGAGCGGAAACAGCGCACTGCTTGCGAAGCATCTTTAGTTTCCGAGAGGCGAGCACGACGAGCTGCAGAAGAAGCACGATCTGCAATTCCGCCTCCACCTCCGCCACTTATTAGACAAGAATGTACAGATACTTGTAAAAGTCGTAGAACACAAATGGAACAAGATCTCAAAAACTTACGGCGAGAActtaaaacgaaagaagagag GTGCAACATATTAGAAAAAGATGTAACTCGTTGTAAGGAAAATCATAAAGAGTCTGAAATTTTACTCGGTGCACTAAATGCGCTACAAGATAAAACTGCACATTTAGAAGACAGCTTAAGTGCAGAAACGCGCATAAAGCTTGATTTATTTTCTGCACTTGGTGAAGCCAAGCGACAATTAGAAATCAGAGAAA GTTTAATTAGATCTCaagaaaaggaaattgaaatgTTAAAAGCAAAAATAGCTCAAGATTTAGCTGTGATGCCACAAGATACGTTTGGACCTGCGCCAACCTGTGCGACATCTAAGCTTCGATTAAATAATGAAGTACGAGTAGCAGGTACGAAAATACGTTCAAATGAAAGTCTCTGTCCAGGGTGTACAATTTCAAATTTGGATCCAAATGCGACAGTGTATACACCCAAGAATTCCCTAATAGCGTCTACCGAAGCTTGA